From Camelina sativa cultivar DH55 chromosome 20, Cs, whole genome shotgun sequence, the proteins below share one genomic window:
- the LOC104769632 gene encoding translocon-associated protein subunit beta, translating to MAVALAKLLISAVAVFMLVSASFATSEVPFMVVHKKATLNRLKSGAERVIVSYDIYNQGSSSVYDVTLTDKSWVKAKFDVVNGNTSKSWERLDAGGILSHSFELEAKVKGVFYGAPAVVTFRIPTKPTLQEAYSTPLLPLDILADKPPTNMLDVGKRILAKYGSLVSVISMVVLFIYLVATPKSNVSKSSSKKKR from the exons ATGGCCGTCGCCCTAGCTAAGCTTCTGATCTCCGCCGTGGCGGTGTTTATGCTTGTTTCTGCCTCGTTTGCGACATCGGAAGTCCCGTTCATGGTGGTCCACAAGAAAGCCACTCTTAACAGGCTCAAATCTGGCGCCGAACGTGTCATCGTCTCCTACGACATCTACAACCAAGGATCCTC GTCGGTGTATGATGTGACTCTAACAGACAAGAGCTGGGTTAAAGCAAAATTTGATGTTGTTAATGGAAACACTTCTAAGTCATGGGAGAGACTTGATGc AGGAGGTATCCTGTCTCACTCTTTCGAACTGGAGGCTAAGGTTAAAGGAGTCTTCTATGGTGCTCCTGCTGTTGTTACTTTCCGCATTCCCACCAAGCCAACTCTACAG GAAGCGTACTCAACGCCACTACTACCTCTTGACATCCTTGCTGACAAACCTCCAACGAACATGCTTGACgtg GGCAAG AGGATATTAGCGAAATATGGATCACTCGTCTCCGTCATCTCCATggttgttttgttcatatacttGGTGGCAACACCTAAGTCCAACGTATCAAAATCAAGCAGCAAGAAGAAGCGTTAA